The Telopea speciosissima isolate NSW1024214 ecotype Mountain lineage chromosome 11, Tspe_v1, whole genome shotgun sequence genome includes the window GGACCAGTGCATTTCAAAACCTAAAGGTTAGAGATGTAGATTCAGTTGACACTCTCGGTTTTGTGCTGGTACATTAGTTTATACAACCAGTATTAGTTAGTGGTATTTAAATATctgatattttatattttacttttttgtgaTAGATGTGTGATTCTATGATATCCCTATGGCAGATGTCTCTAGGTCATGGTTTATTGGACATTCCCAAGCTCTCTGGTGAAAATTATAGAAGTTGGAATGAGGATTTGGAGGTCTATCTTTGCCTTAGGGACCTAGATCTTTGTCTGAGAGAGCCCAAGCTTGCAGATCTCACCCCAGCCAGTACTCAGGCTAAGAAGACTGAACATGAGAAGTGGGAAACTGCAACTAGGAAATGCATAAAGGTTATAAAGCATGCTATCCCAGAGATAATGAAAGATAGCATCACCATGAAGGCAACTGCAACTGAGTACTTGGAGGCCATTAGAGTAAAATTTGAATCTTCCAAGAAGGCTCAGTCAGGTGACTTGATGAGCAAGCTGACCACTGCCAAATTTGATGGAAATGGCAGTACTAGGGAACATCTTCTGGGACTCGTCGCCTTA containing:
- the LOC122644982 gene encoding uncharacterized protein LOC122644982; the protein is MSLGHGLLDIPKLSGENYRSWNEDLEVYLCLRDLDLCLREPKLADLTPASTQAKKTEHEKWETATRKCIKVIKHAIPEIMKDSITMKATATEYLEAIRVKFESSKKAQSGDLMSKLTTAKFDGNGSTREHLLGLVALGNKIRELEINFDDDFLVTIALNSLPGQYKHLHGTYNALKDKWSIDELITIVGQEEARMNRDKIESANLTLGKGSSSGGPHRNHRGFSKKGRFAPYQTGQGNRGQQGNRDNTGQQDSNGVKCF